A single Drosophila ananassae strain 14024-0371.13 chromosome 3L, ASM1763931v2, whole genome shotgun sequence DNA region contains:
- the LOC6495818 gene encoding uncharacterized protein LOC6495818, whose translation MFTLLYGILQTISAAIYTLVATVWHIQQALTNLMMATFLFALGLVCHPIMVIPMLLGGYYVLRNFYFHRAKIQRGDDTTDTLSRTPRLRSFRNIGNISSRSEDNEN comes from the exons ATGTTCACCTTACTATACGGAATCCTCCAAACCATCTCAGCCGCCATCTACACCTTGGTGGCCACGGTTTGGCATATTCAAC AGGCTCTCACCAACCTAATGATGGCCACTTTTTTGTTCGCTTTGGGATTGGTGTGTCACCCAATAATGGTTATTCCTATGCTGTTGGGCGGATACTATGTCCTCCGCAACTTCTATTTCCATCGTGCCAAGATCCAGCGAGGCGATGACACAACTGATACTTTGTCGCGCACTCCACGTCTTCGCAGCTTCCGCAACATTGGGAACATCTCCTCGCGCAGCGAAGACAACGAAAACTAA
- the LOC6495817 gene encoding macoilin-1 isoform X1 has translation MKRRNADCGKLRRPMKRNKITEGMYGSTTVLYMKFLILWAIVMVADFMFMFRFEFLWPFWLLLRSVHDSFKYKGLAFSVLFVCIAITSDLVCLFFIPVHWLLFAASTYVWVQYVWHTDKGICLPTIILWMLFVYLEVGIRWKDSRHMPHLDLCRPFAAHCIGYPVVTLGFGFKSYVGYRMRQRKQREVAKDNEFYMQLLQQALPAEEAAEEAATAGAPASSSSSTAVVANGSATSPGLVTPTTVSAAANGILATATQAQNHHEHHHSGGAGASSSSSNHHHHHHNNSSSNSNSSNGNSSSNPNSSSKDNSAGDNYNGSSAASAVSSSSAAGATTVTSLSSGSFSSSNCSGKQSTVSTGSSVSAATAATTGAASTSSNTVSCHSDRTTTAIVAASPTTQHQSPPSSASSCTFTADSADADGCCGATSNGHAGGSRNHRRSMDKDKHRNKADAADNEHNNATRHGGKNSNHNYHQVDSSAATATTSAATATSSNSKDKDKEKSDWDSNHYPQQQQQGGKDKHDKKASNAVPNGNANHLEVEETATVEATAPTEKAPKGRRNRGKKDNSVKDNHSHQQQLAQQQKEKDKENTANNNNNDTSSVSSSASSTSGDAIARIASKVVSKICETCSKLEADLKKYRAEISHMKQIENELRQKLDANLTSKSTLQAKQKECDELEKRIQELNNARHSDMLNLQTVERRLNEERRQKQSLDSQLANEKKARKAAEEKAARPECSAQCKQRRQQMDEELKRLRAELKQSEESKQLAVEHGRKLEQEYRMLEAKLRNLESSQPDPELLMNALAAMQDKNSTLEKNLSAETRVKLDLFSALGAAKRQIEISDNHRRSKEEEVVDLKAKIAQLLAVMPDTLCMNTGPHGPTSSILRMNDTPPLQSVPGPSSPMLSLSGAQDYQQHQQHQQHQHQQHQQHQQHQQHQQHQQHQQHQQHQQHPQHQQHQQHQQHQQGGVSVSQQQMVPVSVAAALQVAAANAAAANGNGSSTLDPNASVYTPKTGNMMVVSPVGMNPNGTDA, from the exons ACGTCGGATCTGGTCTGTTTGTTCTTCATACCCGTTCACTGGCTGCTCTTCGCGGCCAGCACGTATGTCTGGGTGCAGTATGTCTGGCACACAG ACAAAGGCATCTGTCTGCCCACCATAATACTCTGGATGCTGTTCGTCTATCTGGAGGTGGGCATTCGATGGAAGGACAGTCGCCATATGCCGCATTTAGATCTCTGCCGGCCGTTCGCGGCGCACTG TATTGGCTATCCCGTTGTCACACTTGGATTTGGCTTCAAAAGCTATGTCGGCTACCGCATGCGCCAGCGTAAGCAGCGCGAGGTGGCCAAGGACAACGAGTTCTATATGCAGCTCCTGCAGCAGGCGCTGCCGGCCGAAGAGGCCGCCGAGGAGGCGGCAACTGCGGGAGCAcctgcctcctcctcctctagCACGGCTGTGGTGGCCAACGGATCGGCGACGTCGCCTGGCCTGGTTACACCAACCACAGTGTCCGCGGCAGCCAACGGAATACTGGCCACTGCCACGCAAGCACAAAACCATCACGAGCATCATCACAGCGGCGGCGCCGGCGCCAGCAGCAGCTCTAGcaatcatcatcatcaccaccataacaacagcagcagcaacagcaacagcagtaaTGGGAATAGCAGCAGTAACCCAAATAGCAGCAGCAAGGATAATAGTGCCGGCGATAACTACAATGGCAGCTCGGCGGCGTCCGCTGTGTCATCGTCTTCCGCTGCAGGTGCGACGACAGTGACTTCCTTGTCCTCTGGTTCCTTTTCGTCTTCAAATTGTTCAGGCAAACAGTCGACGGTGTCGACGGGGTCGTCGGTGTCGGCGGCAACAGCAGCCACAACAGGTGCAGCATCCACTTCTTCCAATACCGTCTCATGTCACTCCGATagaacaacaacagcaattgTGGCTGCGAGCCCGACGACACAGCACCAAAGTCCGCCTTCTTCGGCCTCCTCTTGTACCTTTACTGCAGACAGTGCCGATGCTGACGGTTGTTGTGGCG CCACCTCCAACGGACATGCTGGCGGTTCTAGGAACCATCGCCGCAGCATGGACAAGGATAAGCATCGGAATAAGGCCGACGCAGCCGATAATGAGCACAACAACGCTACACGGCATGGGGGTAAAAATAGCAACCACAACTATCACCAGGTCGATAGCAGTGCTGCCACAGCAACCACATCAGCCGCAACAGCCACATCAAGTAATAGTAAGGATAAGGATAAGGAGAAGTCAGACTGGGATAGCAACCACTAtccacaacaacagcagcaaggGGGAAAAGATAAGCACG ACAAAAAGGCAAGCAACGCAGTGCCGAATGGAAATGCGAATCATTTGGAGGTTGAAGAAACGGCGACGGTTGAAGCAACAGCGCCAACTGAAAAGGCGCCCaaag GTCGACGTAATCGCGGGAAAAAGGATAATTCTGTCAAGGACAATCACAGCCATCAACAGCAACTGGCCCAGCaacagaaggaaaaggacAAGGAGAACACggccaacaacaataacaatgatACCAGTTCGGTGTCATCATCGGCGAGCTCCACATCGGGCGATGCCATTGCCCGGATCGCCAGCAAGGTGGTCTCCAAGATATGTGAAACCTGTTCCAAGCTAGAGGCTGACTTGAAGAAGTACCGTGCCGAGATTAGTCACATGAAGCAGATCGAGAATGAGCTGCGCCAAAAGCTGGACGCCAACCTAACCAGCAAGTCCACCCTGCAGGCCAAGCAGAAGGAGTGCGACGAGCTGGAGAAGCGCATCCAGGAGCTGAACAATGCGCGTCATTCCGATATGCTTAACTTGCAGACCGTGGAGCGGAGGCTGAACGAGGAGCGCCGCCAGAAGCAGTCGCTGGACTCGCAGCTGGCCAACGAAAAGAAGGCGCGAAAGGCTGCCGAGGAAAAGGCGGCTCGTCCCGAGTGCAGTGCCCAGTGTAAGCAGCGTCGCCAGCAGATGGACGAGGAACTGAAGCGGCTGCGCGCTGAACTCAAGCAATCGGAAGAGTCCAAGCAGTTGGCGGTGGAGCATGGACGGAAATTGGAGCAAGAG TATCGCATGCTCGAGGCTAAACTGCGAAATCTTGAATCCTCCCAGCCCGATCCGGAGCTGCTGATGAACGCCCTCGCCGCAATGCAGGACAAGAATTCTACGCTGGAGAAGAATCTTTCCGCAGAGACGAGAGTCAAGCTGGACTTGTTCTCGGCTCTGGGCGCAGCCAAGCGCCAGATTGAAATATCTGACA ACCATCGTCGCTCCAAGGAGGAAGAGGTCGTTGATCTCAAGGCCAAGATAGCGCAGCTACTGGCTGTAATGCCGGACACACTGTGCATGAACACGGGACCCCATGGCCCGACCAGCAGCATTCTGCGCATGAACGATACGCCGCCATTGCAGTCGGTTCCGGGACCGTCCTCTCCCATGCTTAGCCTGAGCGGTGCGCAGGATtatcagcagcatcagcaacaccaacagcatcagcaccagcagcatcagcagcaccagcagcatcagcagcaccagcaacatcagcaacatcagcagcatcagcaacaccaacagcatccgcagcaccagcagcatcagcaacaccagcagcatcAACAGGGCGGTGTGTCCGTCTCCCAGCAGCAGATGGTGCCAGTCAGTGTGGCTGCTGCACTGCAGGTGGCTGCGGCAAATGCTGCTGCCGCCAACGGAAACGGTTCGTCCACGTTGGATCCTAACGCCAGTGTGTACACGCCCAAGACGGGCAACATGATGGTGGTGTCGCCGGTGGGCATGAACCCGAATGGTACGGATGCCTGA
- the LOC6495817 gene encoding macoilin isoform X2 has protein sequence MKRRNADCGKLRRPMKRNKITEGMYGSTTVLYMKFLILWAIVMVADFMFMFRFEFLWPFWLLLRSVHDSFKYKGLAFSVLFVCIAITSDLVCLFFIPVHWLLFAASTYVWVQYVWHTDKGICLPTIILWMLFVYLEVGIRWKDSRHMPHLDLCRPFAAHCIGYPVVTLGFGFKSYVGYRMRQRKQREVAKDNEFYMQLLQQALPAEEAAEEAATAGAPASSSSSTAVVANGSATSPGLVTPTTVSAAANGILATATQAQNHHEHHHSGGAGASSSSSNHHHHHHNNSSSNSNSSNGNSSSNPNSSSKDNSAGDNYNGSSAASAVSSSSAAGATTVTSLSSGSFSSSNCSGKQSTVSTGSSVSAATAATTATSNGHAGGSRNHRRSMDKDKHRNKADAADNEHNNATRHGGKNSNHNYHQVDSSAATATTSAATATSSNSKDKDKEKSDWDSNHYPQQQQQGGKDKHDKKASNAVPNGNANHLEVEETATVEATAPTEKAPKGRRNRGKKDNSVKDNHSHQQQLAQQQKEKDKENTANNNNNDTSSVSSSASSTSGDAIARIASKVVSKICETCSKLEADLKKYRAEISHMKQIENELRQKLDANLTSKSTLQAKQKECDELEKRIQELNNARHSDMLNLQTVERRLNEERRQKQSLDSQLANEKKARKAAEEKAARPECSAQCKQRRQQMDEELKRLRAELKQSEESKQLAVEHGRKLEQEYRMLEAKLRNLESSQPDPELLMNALAAMQDKNSTLEKNLSAETRVKLDLFSALGAAKRQIEISDNHRRSKEEEVVDLKAKIAQLLAVMPDTLCMNTGPHGPTSSILRMNDTPPLQSVPGPSSPMLSLSGAQDYQQHQQHQQHQHQQHQQHQQHQQHQQHQQHQQHQQHQQHPQHQQHQQHQQHQQGGVSVSQQQMVPVSVAAALQVAAANAAAANGNGSSTLDPNASVYTPKTGNMMVVSPVGMNPNGTDA, from the exons ACGTCGGATCTGGTCTGTTTGTTCTTCATACCCGTTCACTGGCTGCTCTTCGCGGCCAGCACGTATGTCTGGGTGCAGTATGTCTGGCACACAG ACAAAGGCATCTGTCTGCCCACCATAATACTCTGGATGCTGTTCGTCTATCTGGAGGTGGGCATTCGATGGAAGGACAGTCGCCATATGCCGCATTTAGATCTCTGCCGGCCGTTCGCGGCGCACTG TATTGGCTATCCCGTTGTCACACTTGGATTTGGCTTCAAAAGCTATGTCGGCTACCGCATGCGCCAGCGTAAGCAGCGCGAGGTGGCCAAGGACAACGAGTTCTATATGCAGCTCCTGCAGCAGGCGCTGCCGGCCGAAGAGGCCGCCGAGGAGGCGGCAACTGCGGGAGCAcctgcctcctcctcctctagCACGGCTGTGGTGGCCAACGGATCGGCGACGTCGCCTGGCCTGGTTACACCAACCACAGTGTCCGCGGCAGCCAACGGAATACTGGCCACTGCCACGCAAGCACAAAACCATCACGAGCATCATCACAGCGGCGGCGCCGGCGCCAGCAGCAGCTCTAGcaatcatcatcatcaccaccataacaacagcagcagcaacagcaacagcagtaaTGGGAATAGCAGCAGTAACCCAAATAGCAGCAGCAAGGATAATAGTGCCGGCGATAACTACAATGGCAGCTCGGCGGCGTCCGCTGTGTCATCGTCTTCCGCTGCAGGTGCGACGACAGTGACTTCCTTGTCCTCTGGTTCCTTTTCGTCTTCAAATTGTTCAGGCAAACAGTCGACGGTGTCGACGGGGTCGTCGGTGTCGGCGGCAACAGCAGCCACAACAG CCACCTCCAACGGACATGCTGGCGGTTCTAGGAACCATCGCCGCAGCATGGACAAGGATAAGCATCGGAATAAGGCCGACGCAGCCGATAATGAGCACAACAACGCTACACGGCATGGGGGTAAAAATAGCAACCACAACTATCACCAGGTCGATAGCAGTGCTGCCACAGCAACCACATCAGCCGCAACAGCCACATCAAGTAATAGTAAGGATAAGGATAAGGAGAAGTCAGACTGGGATAGCAACCACTAtccacaacaacagcagcaaggGGGAAAAGATAAGCACG ACAAAAAGGCAAGCAACGCAGTGCCGAATGGAAATGCGAATCATTTGGAGGTTGAAGAAACGGCGACGGTTGAAGCAACAGCGCCAACTGAAAAGGCGCCCaaag GTCGACGTAATCGCGGGAAAAAGGATAATTCTGTCAAGGACAATCACAGCCATCAACAGCAACTGGCCCAGCaacagaaggaaaaggacAAGGAGAACACggccaacaacaataacaatgatACCAGTTCGGTGTCATCATCGGCGAGCTCCACATCGGGCGATGCCATTGCCCGGATCGCCAGCAAGGTGGTCTCCAAGATATGTGAAACCTGTTCCAAGCTAGAGGCTGACTTGAAGAAGTACCGTGCCGAGATTAGTCACATGAAGCAGATCGAGAATGAGCTGCGCCAAAAGCTGGACGCCAACCTAACCAGCAAGTCCACCCTGCAGGCCAAGCAGAAGGAGTGCGACGAGCTGGAGAAGCGCATCCAGGAGCTGAACAATGCGCGTCATTCCGATATGCTTAACTTGCAGACCGTGGAGCGGAGGCTGAACGAGGAGCGCCGCCAGAAGCAGTCGCTGGACTCGCAGCTGGCCAACGAAAAGAAGGCGCGAAAGGCTGCCGAGGAAAAGGCGGCTCGTCCCGAGTGCAGTGCCCAGTGTAAGCAGCGTCGCCAGCAGATGGACGAGGAACTGAAGCGGCTGCGCGCTGAACTCAAGCAATCGGAAGAGTCCAAGCAGTTGGCGGTGGAGCATGGACGGAAATTGGAGCAAGAG TATCGCATGCTCGAGGCTAAACTGCGAAATCTTGAATCCTCCCAGCCCGATCCGGAGCTGCTGATGAACGCCCTCGCCGCAATGCAGGACAAGAATTCTACGCTGGAGAAGAATCTTTCCGCAGAGACGAGAGTCAAGCTGGACTTGTTCTCGGCTCTGGGCGCAGCCAAGCGCCAGATTGAAATATCTGACA ACCATCGTCGCTCCAAGGAGGAAGAGGTCGTTGATCTCAAGGCCAAGATAGCGCAGCTACTGGCTGTAATGCCGGACACACTGTGCATGAACACGGGACCCCATGGCCCGACCAGCAGCATTCTGCGCATGAACGATACGCCGCCATTGCAGTCGGTTCCGGGACCGTCCTCTCCCATGCTTAGCCTGAGCGGTGCGCAGGATtatcagcagcatcagcaacaccaacagcatcagcaccagcagcatcagcagcaccagcagcatcagcagcaccagcaacatcagcaacatcagcagcatcagcaacaccaacagcatccgcagcaccagcagcatcagcaacaccagcagcatcAACAGGGCGGTGTGTCCGTCTCCCAGCAGCAGATGGTGCCAGTCAGTGTGGCTGCTGCACTGCAGGTGGCTGCGGCAAATGCTGCTGCCGCCAACGGAAACGGTTCGTCCACGTTGGATCCTAACGCCAGTGTGTACACGCCCAAGACGGGCAACATGATGGTGGTGTCGCCGGTGGGCATGAACCCGAATGGTACGGATGCCTGA
- the LOC6495817 gene encoding macoilin isoform X3, translated as MKRRNADCGKLRRPMKRNKITEGMYGSTTVLYMKFLILWAIVMVADFMFMFRFEFLWPFWLLLRSVHDSFKYKGLAFSVLFVCIAITSDLVCLFFIPVHWLLFAASTYVWVQYVWHTDKGICLPTIILWMLFVYLEVGIRWKDSRHMPHLDLCRPFAAHCIGYPVVTLGFGFKSYVGYRMRQRKQREVAKDNEFYMQLLQQALPAEEAAEEAATAGAPASSSSSTAVVANGSATSPGLVTPTTVSAAANGILATATQAQNHHEHHHSGGAGASSSSSNHHHHHHNNSSSNSNSSNGNSSSNPNSSSKDNSAGDNYNGSSAASAVSSSSAAATSNGHAGGSRNHRRSMDKDKHRNKADAADNEHNNATRHGGKNSNHNYHQVDSSAATATTSAATATSSNSKDKDKEKSDWDSNHYPQQQQQGGKDKHDKKASNAVPNGNANHLEVEETATVEATAPTEKAPKGRRNRGKKDNSVKDNHSHQQQLAQQQKEKDKENTANNNNNDTSSVSSSASSTSGDAIARIASKVVSKICETCSKLEADLKKYRAEISHMKQIENELRQKLDANLTSKSTLQAKQKECDELEKRIQELNNARHSDMLNLQTVERRLNEERRQKQSLDSQLANEKKARKAAEEKAARPECSAQCKQRRQQMDEELKRLRAELKQSEESKQLAVEHGRKLEQEYRMLEAKLRNLESSQPDPELLMNALAAMQDKNSTLEKNLSAETRVKLDLFSALGAAKRQIEISDNHRRSKEEEVVDLKAKIAQLLAVMPDTLCMNTGPHGPTSSILRMNDTPPLQSVPGPSSPMLSLSGAQDYQQHQQHQQHQHQQHQQHQQHQQHQQHQQHQQHQQHQQHPQHQQHQQHQQHQQGGVSVSQQQMVPVSVAAALQVAAANAAAANGNGSSTLDPNASVYTPKTGNMMVVSPVGMNPNGTDA; from the exons ACGTCGGATCTGGTCTGTTTGTTCTTCATACCCGTTCACTGGCTGCTCTTCGCGGCCAGCACGTATGTCTGGGTGCAGTATGTCTGGCACACAG ACAAAGGCATCTGTCTGCCCACCATAATACTCTGGATGCTGTTCGTCTATCTGGAGGTGGGCATTCGATGGAAGGACAGTCGCCATATGCCGCATTTAGATCTCTGCCGGCCGTTCGCGGCGCACTG TATTGGCTATCCCGTTGTCACACTTGGATTTGGCTTCAAAAGCTATGTCGGCTACCGCATGCGCCAGCGTAAGCAGCGCGAGGTGGCCAAGGACAACGAGTTCTATATGCAGCTCCTGCAGCAGGCGCTGCCGGCCGAAGAGGCCGCCGAGGAGGCGGCAACTGCGGGAGCAcctgcctcctcctcctctagCACGGCTGTGGTGGCCAACGGATCGGCGACGTCGCCTGGCCTGGTTACACCAACCACAGTGTCCGCGGCAGCCAACGGAATACTGGCCACTGCCACGCAAGCACAAAACCATCACGAGCATCATCACAGCGGCGGCGCCGGCGCCAGCAGCAGCTCTAGcaatcatcatcatcaccaccataacaacagcagcagcaacagcaacagcagtaaTGGGAATAGCAGCAGTAACCCAAATAGCAGCAGCAAGGATAATAGTGCCGGCGATAACTACAATGGCAGCTCGGCGGCGTCCGCTGTGTCATCGTCTTCCGCTGCAG CCACCTCCAACGGACATGCTGGCGGTTCTAGGAACCATCGCCGCAGCATGGACAAGGATAAGCATCGGAATAAGGCCGACGCAGCCGATAATGAGCACAACAACGCTACACGGCATGGGGGTAAAAATAGCAACCACAACTATCACCAGGTCGATAGCAGTGCTGCCACAGCAACCACATCAGCCGCAACAGCCACATCAAGTAATAGTAAGGATAAGGATAAGGAGAAGTCAGACTGGGATAGCAACCACTAtccacaacaacagcagcaaggGGGAAAAGATAAGCACG ACAAAAAGGCAAGCAACGCAGTGCCGAATGGAAATGCGAATCATTTGGAGGTTGAAGAAACGGCGACGGTTGAAGCAACAGCGCCAACTGAAAAGGCGCCCaaag GTCGACGTAATCGCGGGAAAAAGGATAATTCTGTCAAGGACAATCACAGCCATCAACAGCAACTGGCCCAGCaacagaaggaaaaggacAAGGAGAACACggccaacaacaataacaatgatACCAGTTCGGTGTCATCATCGGCGAGCTCCACATCGGGCGATGCCATTGCCCGGATCGCCAGCAAGGTGGTCTCCAAGATATGTGAAACCTGTTCCAAGCTAGAGGCTGACTTGAAGAAGTACCGTGCCGAGATTAGTCACATGAAGCAGATCGAGAATGAGCTGCGCCAAAAGCTGGACGCCAACCTAACCAGCAAGTCCACCCTGCAGGCCAAGCAGAAGGAGTGCGACGAGCTGGAGAAGCGCATCCAGGAGCTGAACAATGCGCGTCATTCCGATATGCTTAACTTGCAGACCGTGGAGCGGAGGCTGAACGAGGAGCGCCGCCAGAAGCAGTCGCTGGACTCGCAGCTGGCCAACGAAAAGAAGGCGCGAAAGGCTGCCGAGGAAAAGGCGGCTCGTCCCGAGTGCAGTGCCCAGTGTAAGCAGCGTCGCCAGCAGATGGACGAGGAACTGAAGCGGCTGCGCGCTGAACTCAAGCAATCGGAAGAGTCCAAGCAGTTGGCGGTGGAGCATGGACGGAAATTGGAGCAAGAG TATCGCATGCTCGAGGCTAAACTGCGAAATCTTGAATCCTCCCAGCCCGATCCGGAGCTGCTGATGAACGCCCTCGCCGCAATGCAGGACAAGAATTCTACGCTGGAGAAGAATCTTTCCGCAGAGACGAGAGTCAAGCTGGACTTGTTCTCGGCTCTGGGCGCAGCCAAGCGCCAGATTGAAATATCTGACA ACCATCGTCGCTCCAAGGAGGAAGAGGTCGTTGATCTCAAGGCCAAGATAGCGCAGCTACTGGCTGTAATGCCGGACACACTGTGCATGAACACGGGACCCCATGGCCCGACCAGCAGCATTCTGCGCATGAACGATACGCCGCCATTGCAGTCGGTTCCGGGACCGTCCTCTCCCATGCTTAGCCTGAGCGGTGCGCAGGATtatcagcagcatcagcaacaccaacagcatcagcaccagcagcatcagcagcaccagcagcatcagcagcaccagcaacatcagcaacatcagcagcatcagcaacaccaacagcatccgcagcaccagcagcatcagcaacaccagcagcatcAACAGGGCGGTGTGTCCGTCTCCCAGCAGCAGATGGTGCCAGTCAGTGTGGCTGCTGCACTGCAGGTGGCTGCGGCAAATGCTGCTGCCGCCAACGGAAACGGTTCGTCCACGTTGGATCCTAACGCCAGTGTGTACACGCCCAAGACGGGCAACATGATGGTGGTGTCGCCGGTGGGCATGAACCCGAATGGTACGGATGCCTGA
- the LOC6494797 gene encoding high mobility group protein 20A — translation MRRYYCGIEMPEQAKETAAAAVDSPATVPVSSLSQDSGALEELDLEDKPVKATKKSKKGRHSEEEMEFKKLAQRRINVAGAPKMPLNGYVRFMNDRREELRREQPQRTALEHTKIIGEEWHQLSEDRKMPYMEAAAKEKAIYQEQLQLFLKEHPEILAKELAKAKKATKVEPTPKENTSAAKGKKPKAKTTPVKRQSEDPDDIPLAQVKRTPTPPAPAPLAAPVTTPALSSQPVPPAAVITPRPLQPGEIPIYTNEFIEHNRSTENELRTLRKAKTDLEQQNAVLEQHVDNTKAGYAKVMAEVAELKEENVRLESYLSALRQKLVTSLVGISLPSFESSGPSLENVDKYVRQLSSLAGQPNNTALLKAREALRKLDTSSLLKP, via the exons ATGCGCAGATACTATTGCGG AATCGAAATGCCAGAACAAGCCAAGGAAACTGCAGCTGCCGCTGTGGATTCACCTGCCACCGTACCCGTCAGTTCCCTGTCCCAGGATTCAGGTGCCTTGGAAGAGTTGGATTTGGAAGACAAGCCTGTTAAAGCAACGAAGAAATCCAAGAAAGGACGCCACTCGGAAGAGGAAATGGAATTCAAAAAGCTTGCCCAACGTCGTATTAACGTGGCCGGAGCACCCAAGATGCCGCTAAACGGCTATGTGCGTTTCATGAACGACCGCCGGGAGGAGCTGCGACGCGAGCAGCCCCAGCGCACTGCCCTGGAGCACACCAAAATCATAGGGGAGGAGTGGCACCAGTTGTCGGAAGACCGCAAGATGCCCTACATGGAGGCAGCCGCTAAGGAAAAGGCCAT cTATCAGGAGCAGCTGCAACTTTTTCTTAAGGAACACCCCGAAATTTTGGCCAAGGAGCTGGCAAAGGCCAAGAAGGCAACCAAGGTAGAACCCACTCCAAAAGAAAACACCAGCGCCGCCAAGGGTAAGAAACCGAAGGCGAAAACGACGCCCGTAAAACGCCAAAGCGAGGATCCGGACGACATCCCATTGGCCCAAGTCAAACGGACTCCCACacctccagctcctgctcctttAGCAGCGCCAGTTACGACACCTGCACTCAGTTCCCAGCCAGTACCACCAGCGGCCGTCATTACTCCGCGTCCCCTTCAACCCGGAGAGATTCCCATCTACACAAACGAGTTCATCGAGCACAATCGCAGCACCGAGAACGAGCTGCGCACCCTGCGCAAGGCCAAGACTGATCTGGAGCAGCAAAACGCGGTGCTGGAGCAGCACGTGGACAATACTAAAGCTGGCTATGCGAAAGTAATGGCCGAGGTGGCCGAGCTGAAGGAGGAAAATGTGCGGCTAGAGTCCTACCTAAGTGCCCTCCGACAAAAACTGGTGACATCGCTGGTCGGCATTTCGCTCCCCTCTTTTGAGTCAAGCGGCCCAAGCCTGGAGAACGTTGACAAGTACGTCCGCCAGTTGTCATCCCTTGCCGGCCAGCCAAACAACACTGCACTCCTGAAGGCGCGGGAGGCACTGCGCAAGCTGGACACCTCCAGTCTGCTAAAGCCCTAA